In one Papio anubis isolate 15944 chromosome 11, Panubis1.0, whole genome shotgun sequence genomic region, the following are encoded:
- the LOC101018827 gene encoding interferon alpha-inducible protein 27, mitochondrial-like gives MVASAFTSSAVTGVAKVARVASSCAVVLPLTRIATVVVIGGVVAVEAVPMVLSAMGFTATGITSSSIAAKRMSAAAIANGGGVAPGSLVATLQSLGGTGLSGLTKFILGSTGSATVAGIARFY, from the coding sequence atggtggcctCAGCTTTCACCTCATCAGCAGTGACCGGTGTGGCCAAAGTGGCCAGGGTGGCCTCTAGCTGTGCCGTAGTCTTGCCCCTGACGAGGATTGCTACAGTAGTCGTGATTGGAGGAGTTGTGGCCGTGGAGGCTGTGCCCATGGTGCTCAGTGCCATGGGCTTCACTGCGACGGGAATCACCTCGTCCTCCATAGCAGCCAAGAGGATGTCCGCAGCAGCCATTGCCAATGGGGGTGGAGTTGCCCCGGGCAGCCTTGTGGCCACTCTGCAGTCACTGGGAGGAACTGGACTCTCCGGGTTGACCAAATTCATCCTGGGCTCCACTGGGTCTGCCACTGTGGCTGGCATTGCGAGGTTCTACTAA